The Methylobacterium sp. PvR107 genome contains a region encoding:
- the secF gene encoding protein translocase subunit SecF has protein sequence MRLLRLWPDESHFDFMRFRRFTFPLSALLSLATVVLFLTIGLNFGIDFKGGTLVELQAKSGTADVASIRHTAAGFGFGEPEVQELGNQGTVLVRLPLQPGEQGQTAVMNKAHAAFDKDYDFRRTETVGPRVSGELVQSGTLGVVLSVVAVLLYLWFRFERELALGAIVGTLHDIVLTVGVFIITRIEFNMTSIAAILTIVGYSLNETVVVFDRTRELMRRYKTIPTVDLLNLSINSTMSRTVMTSISSSLSLLALVLFGGEAIKGFAVVMLCGVVICTYSAIFVSTPVLIYLGLMLSGARAAAERSSVPQPAE, from the coding sequence ATGCGCCTGCTCCGCCTCTGGCCCGATGAATCGCATTTCGACTTCATGCGATTCCGGCGTTTCACCTTCCCGCTCTCGGCGCTGCTCTCGCTCGCGACCGTGGTGCTGTTCCTGACCATCGGGCTGAACTTCGGCATCGACTTCAAGGGCGGCACCCTGGTCGAGTTGCAGGCGAAGTCCGGCACGGCCGACGTGGCGTCGATCCGGCACACCGCCGCCGGCTTCGGCTTCGGCGAGCCGGAGGTGCAGGAACTCGGCAACCAGGGCACCGTGCTGGTCCGCCTGCCGCTCCAGCCCGGCGAGCAGGGTCAGACCGCGGTGATGAACAAGGCGCACGCCGCCTTCGACAAGGATTACGACTTCCGCCGCACCGAGACGGTGGGTCCGCGCGTCTCCGGCGAGCTGGTCCAGTCCGGCACGCTCGGCGTCGTGCTCTCGGTCGTGGCGGTGTTGCTCTACCTGTGGTTCCGGTTCGAGCGGGAGCTGGCCCTCGGCGCCATCGTCGGCACCCTCCACGACATCGTGCTGACGGTCGGCGTGTTCATCATCACCCGCATCGAGTTCAACATGACCTCGATCGCCGCGATCCTGACGATCGTGGGCTACTCGCTCAACGAGACCGTCGTGGTGTTCGACCGGACCCGCGAGCTGATGCGCCGGTACAAGACCATCCCCACCGTCGACCTGCTCAACCTGTCGATCAACTCGACCATGTCGCGCACGGTGATGACGTCGATCTCGTCGTCCCTGTCGCTGCTGGCGCTGGTGCTGTTCGGCGGCGAGGCGATCAAGGGCTTCGCCGTGGTGATGCTCTGCGGCGTCGTGATCTGTACCTATTCGGCGATCTTCGTCTCGACGCCGGTGTTGATCTACCTGGGGCTGATGCTCTCGGGCGCCCGCGCGGCGGCCGAGCGGTCGAGCGTCCCGCAACCGGCGGAGTAG
- the secD gene encoding protein translocase subunit SecD translates to MLRFSRAKIIATLGLILVGLMLAVPSFFSPEQRKGFVASLPAWFPAWVVPTRAIVLGLDLQGGSQLLLEVDQNELIASQAKALRDDVRRVLQQENVRADGGIGLLQRGVQVKVADDAARAKVLPKLQELSLPITTSLGQTAARTLDVSEQPGGVIRLTLTDAGITDRTRRAVSQGIEVIRRRLDSTGTTEPSIQQQGADRILIQVPGEQNPERLERLLGSTAKLEFRMLADSPSGDVDMLPSKDEKGAKVPVERRVMADGGELTDAQPSFDQQSHEPMVSFKFNLRGAQRFGQATSENVGRRMAIVLDNEVVSAPVIRSAITGGSGQITGNFTVQQANDLSVLLRAGALPAKFTVVERRVVGPGLGRDSIEAGKLATLVAAALVVAFMFATYGTFGFIANIALMVHVGLILGLMSVLEATMTLPGIAGIVLTIGTAVDSNVLIYERMREESHAGRSLISALQAGFDRAFATIIDSNSTMAIAALILFFLGSGPVKGFAVVFILGILTTVITAVTLTRMMIAVWYKAFRPKALPF, encoded by the coding sequence ATGCTGCGCTTCTCCCGTGCGAAGATCATCGCGACGCTGGGCTTGATCCTGGTGGGGCTGATGCTCGCCGTGCCGAGCTTCTTCTCGCCCGAGCAGCGCAAGGGCTTCGTCGCCAGCCTGCCCGCCTGGTTCCCCGCCTGGGTGGTGCCGACCCGCGCCATCGTGCTCGGGCTCGACCTGCAGGGCGGCTCGCAGCTCCTGCTCGAGGTCGATCAGAACGAGCTGATCGCCTCTCAGGCCAAGGCCCTGCGCGACGACGTTCGCCGCGTGCTCCAGCAGGAGAACGTCCGCGCCGATGGCGGCATCGGCCTGCTCCAGCGGGGCGTCCAGGTGAAGGTCGCGGACGACGCGGCCCGGGCCAAGGTCCTGCCGAAGCTCCAGGAACTGTCGCTGCCGATCACCACGTCGCTCGGCCAGACGGCGGCCCGGACCCTCGACGTCTCCGAGCAGCCCGGCGGCGTGATCCGCCTGACGCTGACCGATGCCGGCATCACCGACCGGACCCGCCGGGCGGTGAGCCAGGGCATCGAGGTCATCCGGCGCCGTCTCGATTCCACCGGCACCACCGAGCCGTCGATCCAGCAGCAGGGCGCCGACCGGATCCTGATCCAGGTGCCGGGCGAGCAAAATCCCGAGCGGCTCGAGAGGCTCCTCGGCTCCACCGCCAAGCTCGAGTTCCGCATGCTCGCCGACAGCCCGTCCGGCGACGTCGACATGCTGCCGTCGAAGGACGAGAAGGGCGCCAAGGTGCCGGTCGAGCGCCGGGTCATGGCCGATGGCGGCGAGCTGACCGACGCGCAGCCGTCCTTCGATCAGCAATCCCACGAGCCGATGGTGAGCTTCAAGTTCAACCTGCGGGGCGCCCAGCGCTTCGGGCAGGCGACCTCGGAGAATGTCGGCCGGCGCATGGCGATCGTGCTCGACAACGAGGTGGTCTCGGCTCCCGTGATCCGCTCTGCGATCACCGGCGGCTCGGGCCAGATCACCGGCAACTTCACAGTCCAGCAGGCCAACGACCTGTCGGTCCTGCTGCGCGCCGGCGCGCTGCCGGCGAAGTTCACCGTGGTCGAGCGCCGCGTCGTCGGGCCGGGCCTCGGCCGCGATTCGATCGAGGCCGGCAAGCTCGCGACCCTGGTGGCGGCGGCCCTGGTGGTCGCCTTCATGTTCGCGACCTACGGCACCTTCGGCTTCATCGCCAACATCGCCCTCATGGTCCACGTCGGGCTGATCCTGGGCCTGATGTCGGTACTGGAGGCGACCATGACGCTTCCGGGCATCGCCGGCATCGTGCTCACGATCGGCACGGCGGTGGATTCCAACGTGCTGATCTACGAGCGCATGCGCGAGGAGAGCCATGCCGGCCGCTCGCTGATCTCGGCGCTGCAGGCGGGCTTCGACCGGGCCTTCGCCACCATCATCGATTCGAACTCGACCATGGCGATCGCCGCCCTGATCCTGTTCTTCCTTGGCTCGGGCCCGGTGAAGGGCTTCGCCGTGGTGTTCATCCTCGGCATCCTGACCACGGTCATCACCGCGGTGACGCTGACGCGGATGATGATCGCTGTGTGGTATAAGGCCTTCCGACCGAAGGCCTTGCCGTTCTGA